DNA sequence from the Drosophila sechellia strain sech25 chromosome 3L, ASM438219v1, whole genome shotgun sequence genome:
GGCAAGCAGTTCGGATTGGACAAGGACCGTCGCGGCGAGTACTGGATCTACAGTGTGCAACAGATCCTGGCCCGATACTACCAGGAGCGCCTGGCCAACGGCTTTGGCGAGATCCCCGAGTTCTTTTGGTACAAGCAAATAGAGTACGGCTACGATCCCCAGCTGATTTATTACAATGGCATTGGCTACAGCTACCGCAAGAACTACTATGACTTCTACACCTACGGCAAATTTGAAATGTACAACCAAATCCAGAACTTCTTCAGCCGCGTCTACAAGGTCTTAGAGACAGGATTCTACAAAACCGCCGACGGTCAGGTGTTCGACCTCCACAAGCCCGAGGCTATTAAGATTGTAGGCAACTACCTGCAGGGCAATGCTGACACCTTTGACAAGTACTTCTTTAACTACTACTACTTGCTGGCCCATATGTACTTCGCTGATGTAGACTACACCGACATGGAGGTGTTCCCTAACATTTTCCTGAACTTCGAGACTATGCTGCGCGATCCCTTCTTCTACACCTTCTACAAAAAGTTCACCGATGTATTTTACACCTTCAAGTACTACCTGAAGCCGTACACCCAAAAAGATCTCTTCTACGAGGGCATCACCATCAAGGATGTGAGCGTCAGCAAACTGGTAACATACTACGACATTGTGGACTTCGATGTGACCAACTTGCTCAACGACAAGATGACGTTCGTCGACGGCCAGTACATATGGGACAAGGCTCTGTTGGCCCGTCAGGCCCGCCTTAACCACAAACCCTTCAACTTCGAGTTCACCATTGAGTCCGACAAGATGCAGAAGGGAGTTGTCCGCGTGTTCCTGGGCCCCAAGTTCGATGAATACGGCCGCGTGATACCACTAGACTACAACCGAAAGAACTTCGTGCAGATTGACAGCTTTGTGTACCCCTTCATTGTCGGCACCAATACCATCAAGCGCAGCTCCAAGGAGTTCAGCTGGACTGCTGAGGACAGGATTACATACACCGAGCTCTACAAGTACATGATGCTGGCCAGCGAGGGCAAGTACGACTTCCCCCTCGACATTAGCGAGCCGCATAACGCCTTCCCCGACCGCCTGGTACTGCCCAAGGGATGGGAGCAGGGCATGCCCATGCAGTTCTACTTCTTTGTCTCGCCATTCGCCGAGACGTACGAACAGTTCTCTAACTTTGATTACACTTATTCCTCGGGAGTTGGCTCCGGCACCCGGTTCGTGGACACCAAACCCTTCGGCTATCCCTTCGACCGCCAGATCGATGAGTCCGACTTCTTTGTGCCTAACGGCTTCTTTAAGGACGTCAAGGTCTACTACGTCGACACCTTTGCCAAGTACTTTGAGAAGAAGTACGCCCAGTTCGGTACCTTCGACTACTCCATCGAATATTAGGCCACACTGGACCTAGCTCTTAGCAATGTCgcaggcaaaaaaaaacaatacaaaaaaaaaaaaatataaacgaattcaaaataaataaatactgaATAATTAAATCctcataaattatttttgtcATGAATATCTTATAAATAACTGACTTTAGATTGTTCGCATCATTAACAAAACTCGTTTAATATTAAGGATAAAGGATAAGGATAAGGTAATATTTTCAGATCACCTGAACCACAAAATTTCTTTCGCACTGAAAGCTAAGTAAAACCCTAGTGCCGTAACATGGGTTAGTGGCGTTCGGGGGCGTCTGAGTCAAATTGAAACCGAAAACTGGACGCTGGAATCCTTTTTCTTCTGAGGTTCTTCTTGTATTTCGTTTggtgaaaagaaaaaatgtgtAATAAAAACGCTGAGCCCTGAAGGCTAGTGTTTAAATACTAAAGGCAGAAGGGCGAAGTCCTTGGGCAGGAAACGGCAAGGGTTCGTTAAACTTTCAACGCCAGCTAAGCCCGAAACGAGTCCTGACTCCAGTCTGCCTTTTCCTACTCCGCACTTGGTCCTTCTCGGTTCAGCTTCTAAAAAGCGTATGGCGATGGAAGGATGGCCATCTCGTTGCGTTGCTTTCTGGCTACGCACATAATATCGACGCACTTTTGAAAAGTCTCTGGGTCTCCATTTGGATTTGGTGCGTCACTCCTGCCAGCCTATGGGTATCGTCTGGCGGTGAGGCGCAGAAACAaggaaatgtgaaaaaaagaaacgcaaaaAACTGCCTGAAGCAACCACCACAAATAACATCAGCTTCGAATAGAGTGCAGAGGGGAAGGCTTTAAAGTGGTATAATGTGGTAGCAACCCAGACCTAACAAAAGAACCCACAGACGATATCTCGCCTTTTGTCCATGTGCGTGTGCGCTCCACTCATCCCATCAAGAGATTTCTCTAAAGCTCCTTGGACTTCCTGGTGCGTAAGCAGACAGTCGCGCACTTCATTCAATTCAAATTACTTGAGCTTGTCTTGGCCCCAGCTCCAATTTTAATTGCCCAGCGGGCGGAGGTAGCTTAAcccataaattataaacatttGCCTAAACTTCTCAcccattttgtttgcttttttccaaagtaaatgtatattaattaaaatataaactaatatatatatcgcGAAGAAAGGCTGTCAATGAGTTGATGTGAGCTCTGCCTTGAACTAGTTCTAATTAGCAGTCAAATTCTATATcgtcaattaaaataaataaaatcgctACATTCacgctaaaaataaaacattatgAAATGCCAGTTTATCACCATCCAGCAACGATTAGTTTACAGCACGTGTGGCTTCATTCGCCCCTTAACCTGCTTTTACTTGTTCATCTCgcattttgtgttttgtttgctttccaCAAATTAGCAGTCGACGACCCCTATATCAGTTTACGACCTGAGAATGGAAAAGCAGCCAGCCACTAGCTTGAAGAGCATGAATCCGGGTTGCAGGGAGTACTGGTCAGATTGCCGTTTTACTTTCACCTGGCTGTCAAGACACGAATGAACTTAACTGAAGAGCTCAAAAACCAAAGAGGGAAGTCCTTTGCTTGTCGCCTTATTGCACGGAATAATGTTGCCACAGTTTACGTCAAAACTTCGCACACATAATTTGTTGCTTAAACCGTTCGAAATAAATATGCGAAGAATACTGATGATCGCGTACTCAATTgtgcatttaatatttaataattatttcattactCTTATGCCTTACTTACTAAGGCTTAGTATTCCAACCGCATTTATAGCCCTATCGAGAGATTGGCCGCTCCTCTTAATTTCAGGGGCTTCGGGTGTCTAGTCAGTTTATCTGACTTCGGCTTCTGGCACTTGGATTTCCACATTCTGACCCGTCTGTTAGCCTGTTCCTGCAGCCCTCTTCTTTGCCGTTATAGCAGTCTTCCCTCGGGTGCGGCACCTCTCGCACTGGGCTGGGCATCCCTTCATTATGTCCCCCTGTCAGAGCTGACAGCAGAGCTACACCGAATTGGTTCTTGCCCGTTCTGTTTTGATAGTGAAGCTCACAGCACAGAGGAGTTTTCCCGCCAAATGTCTCGAAATGGGgaagcaaaaagcaaaataaaccaAAGCGAGCAGAACTCAACTGAACCGAGCCGACTGCAGCAGACAATAGCACATGGTAAGTCCTAGGTCGGTTACAAAAACACCTCTGGCAAATGGCAACAAAACTGGCTTGACTCCACCACTAGCAGAACCAGAGACCAGACCACAGGACTTGCCGCATTGGATGACAGAAGTTCGAAACGCGGGCCCAGACAGATGCGGACCGAGGATGAGGTTGCTCGCTCTGTCATTGTTGTTCTGCTGTTCCGCCGTTTCAATACAAAAATCAACAAACGAAATTCATCAGCAAATTGTGTGCACTGCACAAAATATAGATTTTGAAACATTAGATTAAATTTAGCTGATTTTCAAGATACATCAAATACATCACATCTAActgcaaaataataataataaaaaaaaaaaaaaaattaacgaCGATGTGTAACACATACAATGAAAGTTTTAATACACCAGATATAATTATGATATCATAAGCATCTATCGGATAAGCTTTATGCTATCggagtttttgttttgctgtgcCATTCCATTCGTTCCATTCTGCCCCCGCACCGAATCCTTCTCATTCCAATGCTCTCGCTCcatttgaatgtgaatgaACCCGGCCAAGGACAATGATCTACGTTAGCTCAGACCATCGGGGTTTATAGCTCAGGTCCACTTCGTGGACCACGCCCATAACCAGCCAAGATTTTCGCTTTTATTTTCGTGTGCGATTTATTTGGCTGAGGGTTGATGTTTTACGACTGCGGTACCGGGTAGCAAGAGGAGAGGGAGAAGCCGACGTCATTGACATTGCAAATTTGACGAGGGCAAAGCGGCAGAAGCAGGGAAAGCAGAACACCAGACAAAACAAATCGTTAAATTTTTACCACCCATACCGCTCCTCCAGCAACAGTCTGCCTCGAGCTTAGAAAACATTAGCTGGATGCTGTAGACAGACAGATGGGGCATCCAAAACATGGACAAAAGCATTGTCAAACGGAAGTGAACAATCTGAGTATTTGCGGGTTACTTTAACTGGGTATGGGGTTAGTATAGCTTGTTACAAACAAAAGAATCATTAATGTAGGTTTCTCATGTCAAACATggcatatttaaaaaaattccgTAATTATTTGTTCTCCAAACTTAAAAGCCATTCAAACTGTCGGTTTAGGCTGCAACTGACATCAATGTCGAACAGCTGCCTGCAACTGGATATGTTACGTTACTAAATATTTAGTGACAAGACCGAACCCCATAAAGGACATCACTCCCACTGGGATCGTACGAAAGTATCCCTTAACTTTTAAAAACCGATCCATTAAAACGTAAACGTCTATCCCGAAAGGACAAAAATGAGAACAAAGCTATACCTGACTCACGTGGTTGTTGATTAAGTCCGCTGTCTGTTGTAAGGCCAGTTAGTGGCTCTCCTTTTCGTTGGCCGCATACTTTACTACAATTTTTGCACCTGCCTTTTATGTGTAGTTTTGCACCTGCTCCGCCGTAATCATCATCAGCGACGCAGGCGGTCAAGTTA
Encoded proteins:
- the LOC6610128 gene encoding larval serum protein 1 gamma chain, whose translation is MKLTLVLLALVACVTAFSVPTQKVKIADKNFLEKQKFLFEIVHRVDEPLMFEEWIKMGQKLITDKAQYETFDFYMEKFWESYKLGALLPKGEFFGALVKTHHKQAYGLFNFFYYAKDWETFVRNVAWARIHVNEGMFVYALTLAVIHKPEFEGLILPQIYEIFPQYFFNSKFVYAAEKFDYEVFSKLTMYEKEYKDILYKDYSEFTGNFYFYTKDWKTWQWYKMMGLDQEWYVEDKYFLRENFAQFVNDPKYVDVVKGLKKFYMPVDYTRDIDFFNDETKMTYFTEDLGWNAYWYYLNMDYAFFLNGKQFGLDKDRRGEYWIYSVQQILARYYQERLANGFGEIPEFFWYKQIEYGYDPQLIYYNGIGYSYRKNYYDFYTYGKFEMYNQIQNFFSRVYKVLETGFYKTADGQVFDLHKPEAIKIVGNYLQGNADTFDKYFFNYYYLLAHMYFADVDYTDMEVFPNIFLNFETMLRDPFFYTFYKKFTDVFYTFKYYLKPYTQKDLFYEGITIKDVSVSKLVTYYDIVDFDVTNLLNDKMTFVDGQYIWDKALLARQARLNHKPFNFEFTIESDKMQKGVVRVFLGPKFDEYGRVIPLDYNRKNFVQIDSFVYPFIVGTNTIKRSSKEFSWTAEDRITYTELYKYMMLASEGKYDFPLDISEPHNAFPDRLVLPKGWEQGMPMQFYFFVSPFAETYEQFSNFDYTYSSGVGSGTRFVDTKPFGYPFDRQIDESDFFVPNGFFKDVKVYYVDTFAKYFEKKYAQFGTFDYSIEY